The DNA segment AGGCGTCGATGATCTTGATGGCGCGACCGGTCTTGGCGGTGATGGCGTCCACCATGGCGGTGGTCTCGCGCGCCGCATCGTCGTGCAGGCACAGGATGACCAGGTCCACGCCCGCGATCAAATCGCGCTTGGCAGCAGGGTCTTTTCGCAGCTCGGGGGCAATGCTGACCAGCTCGACGCCAGCCATTCCCTGCAGGCGTTCGCGGATCTGCAGACCCGTGGTTCCGGCCTCGCCATCGATAAAGACTTTGGACATTCACTCACTCCCGCGCCCTCTGGCGCACACCCACACACTCCGCCAAGCGGCACGTTTCATTCCAAGGAATTAAGGGCCGCATTGTCACTGAAATCACGGCCGCTGCAGCGCCCCGATGCAAATGACGGGCTGGCGACAATGTCGCACAACCACGTATGTATATACGTATATGCCACTTGACAAAGCTCTTTTTCGTTGCGATGCAGCATGGTACATTCTTCGATTGCCATGTCATACGAGCCCGGCCGCCTGACCACGCGTCCATGGCAAACGGGTATTTCCCCTCCGTTCACAGAGACAAACTCATGAAGATTCATGAATACCAAGGCAAGGAAATCTTGCGCCAATTTGGTGTGCCCGTTCCCCGCGGCATTCCAGCGTTCACCGTCCAGGAAGCTGTAGAGGCAGCACAGAAGCTGGGTGGCCCCGTGTGGGTGGTGAAGGCGCAGATCCACGCCGGTGGCCGCGGTAAAGGCGGCGGCGTCAAGGTGGCTAAGACCATCGATGACGTGAAGAAGCTGTCCGAGCAAATCCTCGGCATGCAACTGGTGACGCACCAGACCGGCCCCGAAGGCCAGAAGGTCCGCCGTCTGTACATCGAAGACGGTGCCGACATCAAGAATGAGCTGTATGTGTCCCTGGTGACCGACCGCGCTACGCAGAAGGTGGCCCTGATCGCCTCCAGCGAAGGCGGCATGGACATCGAGGAAGTGGCCCATTCCACCCCCGAGAAGATCGTCACCGAGATGATCGACCCGCTGACCGGCATCACCGAATCGCAATCGCGCAAGGTGGCTGCTGCCATCGGCCTGACCGGCGCTTCCGTGGACCAAGCCGTAGACATCTTCGCCAAGATCTACAAGTGCTACATGGACACCGACGCATCGCTGGTGGAAATCAACCCGCTGAACTGCGACTCCAAGGGCAACCTGATCGCTCTGGACGCCAAGTTCAACTTTGACTCCAACGCGCTGTTCCGCCACCCCGAAATCGTGGCCTTCCGCGATCTGGACGAAGAAGATCCTGCCGAAGTCGAAGCTTCCAAGTTCGACCTGGCCTACATCTCCCTGGACGGCAACATCGGCTGCCTGGTGAACGGCGCCGGTCTGGCCATGGCCACCATGGACACCATCAAGCTGTTCGGCGGCGAACCTGCCAACTTCCTGGACGTGGGCGGCGGTGCCACCCCCGAGAAGGTCACCGAAGCCTTCAAGATCATGCTCAAGAACCCCAAGGTCAAGGGCATTCTGGTCAACATCTTCGGCGGCATCATGAAGTGCGACACCATCGCCACCGGCGTGATCACTGCCTGCAAGGCCGTGAACCTGCAAGTGCCTCTGGTGGTCCGCATGAAGGGCACCAACGAAGAGCTGGGCAAGAAGATGCTGGCCGAATCCGGCCTGCCCATCATCAGCGCCGACACCATGGCCGAAGCGGCCACCAAGATCGTCGAAGCCGTCAAGTAAGAAGCCCTCGGAGATAAACACATGTCGATCTTTATCAACAAAGACACCAAAGTCATCACCCAGGGCATCACCGGCAAGACCGGCCAGTTCCACACGGAAAAGTGCCAGGAATACGCGAACGGCAAGAACTGCTTCGTGGCGGGCGTGAACCCCAAGAAGGCCGGCGAGTCGATCTTCAACATCCCTATCTACGCCTCCGTCAAGGAAGCTGCACACAACACCGGCGCCACCGTGTCGGTGATCTATGTGCCGCCCGCAGGCGCTGCTGCAGCGATCTGGGAAGCCGTGGAAGCCGATCTGGACCTGGCCATCTGCATCACCGAAGGCATTCCCGTCCGTGACATGCTGGAAGTGCGCAACAAGATGAAGGCCAAGGAAGCGGCCGGCGGCAAGAAGACCCTGCTGCTGGGCCCCAACTGCCCCGGCCTGATCACGCCCGACGAGATCAAGATCGGCATCATGCCCGGTCACATCCACAAGAAGGGCCGCATCGGCGTGGTGAGCCGTTCCGGCACGCTGACCTATGAAGCCGTGGCACAGCTGTCCGAACTGGGCATTGGCCAGTCTTCCGCTGTCGGTATCGGTGGCGACCCCATCAACGGTCTGAAGCACATCGACGTGATGCGCGCTTTCAACGACGATCCCGACACCGACGCCGTGATCATGATCGGTGAAATCGGCGGTCCCGACGAAGCCGAAGCCGCACAATGGTGCAAGGCCAACATGAAGAAGCCTATCGTGGGCTTCATCGCTGGCGTGACCGCCCCTCCCGGCAAGCGCATGGGCCATGCTGGCGCGCTGATCTCCGGCGGTGCCGACACGGCCGACGCCAAGCTGGCCATCATGGAAGAATGCGGTTTCACCATCACCCGCAATCCTTCCGAAATGGGCCGCCTGCTCAAGGGCCTGCTGTAATCACTCCGTCTCCCGGGCGACTTTTTTTGCCCGGGTTACGCAGAATTACGCATCGGCAAGGGTGCCCGGCCCTACTACACTGGGCGCTCCCATAAAAGAAAACGCCAGTCTGCTCATGCAGGCTGGCGTTTTCCATTCATAACAGCGGAGTAAAAATGGAGTTCCTGAGCAATGCCGATTTCTGGATCGGCCTGGTGAAGATCGTCTGGATCAACATCATCCTGTCTGGCGACAACGCTGTCGTCATCGCCCTCGCAGCCCGTTCGCTGCCCCCTGAGCAACAGAAGAAGGCCATCATGTTCGGCTCCGGCGCTGCCGTGGTGCTGCGCATTGTGCTGACCGTCGTGGCGGCCAAGCTGCTGGAGCTGTCGTTCCTGCAGGTCATCGGCGGCGTGCTGCTGCTGTGGATCGGCTACCAGCTGCTCAGCGGTGGTGAAGACGAAGAAGGCGAAGCCAAGGGCACGGGCTCCATGGTCGCTGCCATCCGCACCATCCTGATCGCCGACCTGGTGATGAGCCTGGACAACGTGATTGCCGTGGCCGCCACCGCCCAGGGCAATATGGTCCTGCTGATCCTGGGCCTGGCCATCTCCATCCCTCTGGTGATCTTCGGCTCCACGCTGATGATCAAGCTGATGGAACGCTGGCCCGTGATCATCACCTTCGGCGCGGCCCTGATCGGCTGGGTCGGCGGCGAGACCATCGTCAACGACAATCTGCTGCACGCCTACACCGCAGCCCACCCCTGGCTGCACTACACCGCCGCTGCGGCGGGCGCCATCCTGGTGGTGGCCGTGGGCAAGTACATGCAGTCCCGCACGGCCAAGGCAAGCGACTGACCGCTGCCTCCGCGTGCGCGCCCCGCGCACGCCCCACGCTCAAGGCGCCTGCAGGCGCCTTGTTGCGTTCTGGGGCCTGGAAACGCAGCCTTCCCCGCATGCAGCCCCCTCGGCGTGCAGGCCCGCGCGCGATACGCCTGCGCTGCGGGCTTGGCAAGCCGCACGCACCAAGTCCATGCCGCAGCCGTTGCTGCCTGCGAGCCTGTAGCCGCAGTGTCAGCCCATGCCTACACTGCCTGCATGGAAGCCTTGCTTGAAACCGCCTTCTGGATCGGTCTCTTCAAAATCATCTGGATCGACGTCATCCTCTCGGGTGACAACGCCGTGGTCATCGCACTGGCCGCCCGCAGCCTGCCGGCGCACCAGCAGCGCAAAGCCATTCTGTGGGGCGCGGGCTTTGCCATCGCCATGCGGGTGTGCCTCACCGTCGTGGCGGCCAGGCTGCTGCAGTTCCCGTTCCTGGAAATCGTCGGCGGCCTGCTGCTGCTGTGGATCGGCGTGGGTCTGCTCCAGGGGGACGATTCCCACAGCGGCGACAGCGGTACCCCGGGCAGCACCTCGATGTTCGCGGCCATCCGCACCATCCTGTTGGCCGATATGGTGATGTGCCTGGACAACGTGATCGCCGTGGCCGCCACCGCCCAGGGCAACTTCACGCTGCTGATGCTGGGCCTGGCCATCAGCATCCCGCTGGTGGTCTTCGGCTCCACGCTGATGATCCGGCTGATGGAGCGCTGGCCCGCCATCGTCACCCTGGGCGCCGCGCTGATCGGCTGGGTGGCCGGCGAAACCATCGCCAACGACCATGTGCTGGCCGACTTCACCGGCACCCGCCCCTGGGTCCACTACGCCGCAGCCGCCACGGGGGCCGCCCTGGTGCTGCTGGTGGGCACCGCCCTGCAACGCCGCAAGGCCGCCTCCGCCGGCCCCGGCCAGCGCTGAACCCGGACCGGTCTAGCGGAAATCGCTTTTTCCACCCTGCTTAGCGGTCACCTGGATGCCCTCCATACACATGCGCTTGTCCACCGCCTTGCACATGTCGTACACGGTCAGCAGGGCCACCTGCACCGCCGTCAGGGCTTCCATTTCCACACCGGTCTGGCCATGGGTCTCCACCGTCGCCGTGCACTGCACTGCGTGTTCGGCATCGAGCAGCTCGAAATCCACGGCCACCCGGGTCAGGGCCAGGGGATGGCACAGGGGAATCAGGTCGCTGGTTTTCTTGGCGGCCATGATGCCGGCAATGCGGGCAATGCCCAGCACATCGCCTTTCTTGGCCGTGCCGCTGGCGATGATGGCCAGGGTGGCCGGCGCCATCACGATGCGGCCTTCGGCCACGGCGATGCGGTGGGTGTCGGGCTTGCCGCCGACATCCACCATGTGGGCCTGTCCGTGTGCGTCGAAATGGGTGAGTTGGTCTGCCATAGAAATACCGTGAAATGCGAGAAAAAGCCGGGCACTGCGCCGGGCCGCACCGGGGTCGGCCGGTCCAGACCGGACGCTGCCCAGGAACATTGAGCGATTGCAGGCATCATACGGGGGTGATTCCGCCGCGCCTGCACCGGCCGCCAAGGGTATAGCGCCTGCAATACCCGCTGCGGCCCGGTACACAAGCCACCGCTGGGAGCGGCGCCTTGGCTGCTGCAGCACCTGGCGCCCCGGGCGTTGCGGCGGGCCCTGCCTGTGATTTCTGCCGATTTCTCTGCCATGCAACTTTCTGTGCGAAAAATGCCTGTGGCGCGCATCCTGTCTGCGCTGGGCGCTACGGTTCTGTTCAGTTTCATTCCGGCCAGCCTGCCTCCGGCCCAGGCCCAGAACGTGGCCTTGCCCCGCATGGGCGACGGTGCGGAGCTGACCGCCAACGACGAGCGGCGTCTGGGTGACAGCATCATCCGCCAGCTCTACCGCGACCCGGACTACATCGACGACCCGGTGGTCCACAGCTATGTGATGGGCATCTGGTACCCGCTGAAGGAGGCCGCCGCCCAGCGTGGCGAGCTGTCGCCCGAGCTGGACGAACGCTTTGCCTGGGAGGTGCTGCTGGGCCGTGACCGCAGCATCAACGCCTTTGCCCTGCCCGGCGGCTTTCTGGGCGTGCACCTGGGACTGGTGGGCGCCGTCGCCACACGCGACGAACTCGCCTCGGTGCTGGCGCACGAACTCAGCCACGTCACCCAGCGCCACATTGCCCGGCTGATCGCCCAGGACAAGCGCAGCACGCCGCTGATGGTGGCCAGCATGATCCTGGGGGCGCTGGCCGCCAGCCGCAGCCCGGATGCCGGCATGGCCATGATGATGGGCGGCCAGGCCCTGGCGGTGCAGAACCAGCTGAACTTCTCCCGCGACATGGAGCGCGAGGCCGACCGGGTGGGCTACGGCCTGATGGCACCGGCCGGTTTTGCCCCGGCCGGCTTTGCCAGCATGTTCGAGCGCCTGCAGCAGGCCAACCGCATCAACGACAACGGCAGCTGGCCCTATCTGCGCAGCCACCCGCTGACCACCGAGCGCATGGCCGACATGCAGGCCCGCACCCAGATGCTGGGCCAGGCCGCCCAGGCCCAGCCTCCCACGCTGGAGCACGCCATGGTCAGCGCCCGCGCCCGCGTGCTGACCCGCCCCGGACCCGATGCACTGCGCCAGTGGGCCGCCCTGCCGGCCCAGCACAGCTTCACCCAGCAGACCCCTGCCCAGCAGGCCGGGACGCTGTATGCCGCCATCCACGGCCTGCTGCAGCTGCGCGATCTGGCCGGTGCTGAAGCGCTGCTGCCCCGTCTGCAGACCCTGACCCAGGGGGATGCCGCCGCCCAGCGCCAGACCCTGTGGCTGGCCGCCGAGCTGGCCCTGGCCGCAGAACGCCCGCAACAGGCTTTGCAAAGACTGGAGCAGCTTCCGCCCGCACCCCCAGCACAGCACCGCAATCCGGAGGCGGAACGCACGACGCTGCTGCAGCGGGCCCAGGCCCTGTCGATGCTGCACCGCAGCGGGGAGATGGCCGGCGCACTGCAGACCTGGGTCAGCGACCATCCCCAGGATGCCGCCGCCTGGCAGGCCCTGGCCCGCGCCTCGCGCGAATCCGGACAGCCACTGCGTGCGCTGCGGGCCGAAGCCGAAGCATCCGTCGCCCAGTACGACTACGCGGCAGCCGTGGACCGCTTCAAGGCCGGCCAGCAACTGGGCCAGCGCAGCGGTGCCCAGGCTGACCACTTCGAAGCCTCCATCATCGACACGCGGCTGCGTGCCGTGCAGGCCCTGCTACGGGAACAGACGGCCCAGCGCTGAGTCGATGACCATGCCCAGCAGCGAGTACAGGAAGGCGGCCCACACCGCCGCCCAAAAGCCGCTGACGCTCAGGCCCCACAGCAGGTTGGCGGCGGCCCAGAACATCAGGCCGTTGATGATGAACAGGAACAGACCCACGGTGAGCAGCGTGACCGGCAGCGTCAGCACCACCAGAATGGGGCGCACCAGCAGGTTCAGCAGGCTGATGACCACCACCGCCCACAGGGCCGAACCAAAACTGTGCACCTGCAGTCCGCTGTAGACCGAGGCCACCAGCAGCAGTGCGCACGCACTGAGAATCCAGTTGAGCAGCAATTTCATGCCAGCCAGCATAGCGCAGCAGGCCGGCCTGCGGTGTGCCGCCCCCGGCAAGCGCCCAAAAGAAAGGCTGCGGGGGTACCGCAGCCTCGGATACAGCGACCGGTGTGCAGTGCCTCAGCGGCACCGCACCGGGACACGCGTCAGACCGTCAGATCAGTGCTTCTTCCAGAAACACGCCCAGGCAGGTGGCCATGGCCGCCAGCACGGCGGGCAGGGCCCGTCCGGTCTGCAGCTTGCCCTTGCCCAGCGGCAGGGCGGCCGGGACATGCGCGGGAGCGACCTGGGATTCCAGCTTGGGACGACGCAGGTCAATGATCTGGGGCGAAGTACCCAGTTCCTGGCGGAGCTGGTCCACCACTTCGGCCAGCGGGCCACGGGCCAGCAGCGAAGTGACCTGACCCGCGCTGCCCTGCAGCACCGGCAGCGAGGCCGCAAACAGCTTGTCCGCCCACTTGGTGCGCCAGTTCTCGCGGGCGCGGTTGCTCACCCATTTGCTCACGCGGTGGGTGATGCGCGGCGCACAGGCGACCACCACCCAGTGGGTGTGGGCAGCACGGGGTGCCTGGGCCATGGACTGCAGCAGCGGCTGGGCATATTCCGCATCGTCCAGATACACGATGATGGTTTCCACGCGGTAGGTTCCTGTTGGTTGTCGGCGCAAAAAAGGGGCAGATCGGCGGTGTGAGCCTGCATTTTGCGGTTTGGTTCCCGCATTTTTGCAGCTCTTTCCTGCGATTGCCCCTGTGGAGACCGCGGGCCGCCCGCATGCAGGCGGCCCGGGCTGTTCAGCGCTTAGGCGTGTTCCGCCTTGCCCTTCTTGGAAGCAGCCATCTTGCCGATGGCCAGCACCAGCAGTGCGCCGCCGATGTGGGCGATCCAGTAGATGGGCATGGAGGAGTTGAACACCGCCATCTTGGTCTCAGCGTTGTACTCCAGCAGCTTGGGAGCCCATGTCCACTGGTCAGGCACCACGAACAGCGGGTCGGTGACCAGCATGCCGCCGGCAATCCAGCCCAGCAGCATGCCGCCGGCCACGATGATCGAGGGGTAGCGTTCCATCAGCTTGATGACCAGCTGCGAGCCCCAGACGATGATGGGGATGGAGATCAGCAGGCCCAGCACGATCAGCAGGAACTGGTGCTCGCCCGAGCTTTGGGCGGCGCCGGCAATGGCGATCACGTTGTCCACCGACATCACCAGGTCGGCCACGATGATGGTCTTGATGGCGGCAAACAGCTTGTCGCTGCCTTCAATGTTGTCATGGCCTTCTTCTTCCGGCGCAATCAGCTTCATGCCGATCCACACCAGCAGCAGGGCGCCCACCACCTTCAGGAAAGGCAGCTGCAGCAGCACCATGGCGAAGGCGATCAGGATGATGCGCAACACGATGGCACCGGCCGTGCCGTAGATGATGCCCTTGCGGCGCTGCTCGGGCGGCAGCTTGCGGCAGGCCAGCGCGATCACGACCGCGTTGTCGCCACCCAACAGGATGTCGATGATGATGATCTGGCCGAGCGCGATCCAGAACGGGGTATGGGTGAGAAAGTCCAAATCCATGGTGAGAAGTCCTCGTTATCGAAAGACAGCCAGTTCCAAACCGACTGCGCCTTTATACCGGGCACCATGGAGAAAAGGGGCAACAAGCTGCCGGCAAGCGGTGCTTGCTGACAGGAAGTGACACTTTGAGCCGACCATGGAAGCCACGGGCCCAAAGGTCTTGTTCGACAGCGGTATGACCGTGCCTGGCAGGCCGGGAGTGCAAGACTCCGTATTGACGACCTGGCATCCGTCTGCAGTCCGCCCTGGTGACAGCGCGGTGCAAACGGGGAACTACTCCCCTTTGAATTTCGCTATTGGAACACAGAATGCGGTGTTGCAGCAAAAAGTCGTCATTTGCACGCAAAACACCACAGCGGCTGCGGATGCCGGGGGCGCACTATCATGCCGCCTGCCTTTTGCTTCCTTGCTGCGTCCCTTTCTGCCCATGCACGGCATCCACATCACCGACATCGAAGCCGCCATCAACCACTGGCGGCAGCGGCATCCCAGTCCGGACGGCGTGCGCCTGTCGCCCGAGGTGCGGGCGCTGGCCCCGGTGTATGCGCGGCTGATCCATGCCGGCGCCCAGGAAGTGAACCCCGCCAGCCTGTCCGCCGCCGCCATGCAGGCCTGGCTGGGCTGGTACGAGACGCAGCCGGACACGCCGTGCATCGCGATCTGCTCCACCAGCCAGGGCGATGCCCAGTGCAAGGGCTGCGGGCGCAGCTTTGGCGAGGTGCAGCAGTGGCTGGAGCTGAGCCCGGTGCACAAGCGCGCCGTGTGGCGGCGCATCGTGGCCGAGGGCACGGCGCTGCGTTTCACCCGCTACGCCGAACGCGCCAAGTAAGCGCACCCTCACCATCCACATCCACCAGGACATGAAAAAGGGCGCGACCTGCGCGCCCTCCTGGGGTGTTCCGCCGCACCGGGCCGGCAAGGCCGGCGCTGCAGCTGCCCGGGCCCTACCAGCCCAGGCCGATGTGCAGCGGCAGGTACACCGCCATCCCCACCACGATGGTTCCCAGGATGCCGCGCTTCCACCAGAAGTAGGCGGTGGCGCAGACCAGGGCCGGCAGGCGGGCATCCACCAGGGTGTGGATCAGTTGGCCGTTGCTCATCACGATCTCCGGCGCCACCACGGCCGCCAGTGCCGCCAGCGGTGCGTAGCGCAGGCCGCGCTTGAGCCATTCGGGCATGGGCAGCTCGCGCTCGGGCACCATGAAGAAGGCCCGCGTGACCAGGGTGATCACCGCCAGCCCCAGGCTGGCCACATAGCCCCAGATCCAGTGTTCGCCGCCGCTCATGCACGCTCCTTGCTGGCCGCCGCATTCGCGGCCGGGTTGGCTGCAGCGGCATGCGGCCGTGCAGATGCGGTGTCGCTGCCCTCATCCAGCGGCAGCACCGGATGGTGTTCGCCCTTGGCCGGGTCCGGCGGGCGCACCGCAGGCAGCGGGCGCAGACGGGCGGCACGGCGCTCGGCCTGCTCCATCAGCAGGCCCACGCTCACGGCGGCAGCAATCGCCGTCAGGATGTTGAGCTTGAGCGGCAGCGCAAACGCTGCCACCGCGGCCAGCGAGGCCACGGCACAGGCCACCCAGGTGGCGCGGTCGTTGAGCATGGAGTACAGCACGCCCAGCAGCGCCAGCACGCCGGCAAAGCCCAGGCCCCAGGACAGCGGAATCACATTCGCCAGGTAGATGCCGGCGATGGACGGGATCTGCCAGCCCAGCCAGTTGGACAGGGCCGCCCCCCAGAAGTAGGGCACCTGCTCGGGGCGCTTCACCGCCTCGGGGTAGCGCTTGGTGAAGGCCACAAAGATCACGTCGCCGCTGAAGTAGCCGATCGCCAGCCGGTGGCGCAGCCGCAGGTGCGAGAAGAAGCCGCGCCACATGGTGCTCAGGATCACAAAGCGCAGGTTCACGCAGAACGCCGTGAACCACAGCACCCACAGCGGCGCCCCCACGGCCATCAGCGGCAGCACGGCCAGCTGGGCGCTGCCGGCATAGATGGTCAGCGTCATGAACACCGCCAGCGGCAGCGACATGCCGCTTTTGACCATGGCCACACCGGTGACCAGGCCCCAGGCCGCAATGCCGGGCATGGTGCCCAGCATGTCGCGCACCCCCTGCATGAAGGCCGGCTGGCGTGCAATGCCTGTGGCCCGCTGCCACAGGACGTTCACTTCGCTCATGGCTGCTCCGGCAGGTGTGGCAATTGCAACTGGCTGCCCACGGGCAGCTCGAAACCGCGCAGAAAGTCCGCCGCGGCCAGCTTCTTGCCCCCGGCGCGCTGCAGCTGCGTCAAGCGCAGCGCACCTTCGCCGCAGGCCACCAGCACGCCCTGGGCGTCGGCGGCCAGCACCTGGCCGGGCTGGGCGCTGCCGTCGAAGGGCTCGGGCACGGCGGCCCACAGCTTGATGGTTTCCTCGCCCAGCTGGGTGCTGCCCCCGGGGAACGGGGTGAAGGCGCGCAGGCGGCGGTCCAGCACCGTGGCGCTTAAACGCCAGTCCATGGCGCTTTCGGCTTTCTCGATCTTGTGGGCGTAGGTCACGCCCTCGGCCGGCTGGGGCGTGCGGTGCAGGCCACCGCAGGCGCTCATCTCCAGCGCTTCCACGATCAGGCGGCCGCCCAGCGTGGCCAGCTTGTCGTGCAGGCTGCCGGTGGTGTCATCTTGTGCAATCGGCAGGCGCTCCAGCACGCACATATCGCCGGTGTCCAGGCCGATGTCCATCTGCATGATGGTCACGCCGGTTTCCGCATCCCCCGCCTCGATGGCGCGGTGGATCGGTGCCGCACCGCGCCAGCGCGGCAGCAGGGAGGCATGGATGTTCAGGCAGCCCCGGGGCGGCAGGTCCAGCACCCACTGCGGCAGGATCAGGCCGTAGGCGGCCACCACCATCACGTCGGCGCCCGCGTCCAGCAGAGCCTGGCGCGCAGCGGCCGCGTCCTCGGGGTATTTGCCGTCCAGGCGCAGGCTGCGCGGCTGCTCGACGCGGATGCCGTGCTCCAGCGCGCACTGTTTGACAGGGGAGGCCTGCAGCTTCATGCCGCGGCCGGCGGGGCGGTCGGGCTGGGTCAGCGCCAGCGGCACGTCAAAGCCTGCAGCCAGCAGGCGTTCCAAGGCCACGCGCGCGAAATCGGGCGTGCCGGCAAAAATAACTTTCATGGGTTCAACCAGTCTGCGGACCAGCCCCGGTCCGGAAAAAACGATGCACCGCCGCCAGGCCGTGTGCGGGCGACGCTGTCAGCGACGGTCGTCGTCGTTGCGCCACTCGTCGGTAAACATGATGCGCTGCACCACGCGCTGCGGATCCAGGAACACATGGGCCAGGCGGTCTCCGCCATTTTCGCGGAAACGGTAGGTCCAGATGTCGCCTTTGAAATTGGCCACCCCCTCCACCAGCGCCGGCTTGCCGAAGTAGCGGTAGACGCTGTCCTGCGTGTCCACGCCAGGGCGCAGCTGGTGGAAATCGGAAGGGTTGAGCACCTGGCGCACAGACAACAGGCGCTGTCCGCTATCAAAATCAAAGTGATAGATTTGCTGCCCCATGGGCTGGCGGCTGTAGACCCAGCGCTCGCCGCCATCCGGCAGCGGGTTGCGCACCTGGGGCTGCCCCATGTCCTGCAGGATCTGGCTGGCCGGCGTGCCGGGCTTTTGCCATTCGGGCACGGCGCAGGCGGTGAGTGCCAGCGCCACCACGGCCATGCCGGCCGCTGCACACACCCAGCGCGCCAGTCGGTGGAGCACTGGGTGGGCGATCATCCGCGTTCTGCCTCGCGCTGCTGCTTGACCATCTTGGTCTTGATGCGGTTGCGCTTCAGGGGGGACAGGTATTCGACGAAGACCTTGCCCATCAGGTGGTCCATCTCGTGCTGGATGCAGATCGCCAGCAGACCGTCGGCTTCGATCTCGCGGCTCTGGCCCTGTTCGTCCAGGGCCTTGATCTTCACGGCGATGGAGCGCTCCACGCCGTCGTAGATGCCGGGCACCGACAGGCAGCCTTCTTCGCCCAGCTGCTTTTCCTCGCTGGCCCACAGGATTTCCGGGTTGATCAGCACCAGGGGCTGGTCACGGTCCTGCGACACGTCGATCACGATCAGACGCTCGTGAAAATCCACCTGCGTCGCTGCCAGTCCGATGCCATTGGCGTCGTACATGGTCTCGAACATGTGCGCCACCTGGGTGCGGATGCGGTCATCCACCTGGGCCACAGGCTGCGCCACCTTGTGCAGGCGTGGATCGGGATAGCAGAGGATAGG comes from the Comamonas terrigena NBRC 13299 genome and includes:
- the sucC gene encoding ADP-forming succinate--CoA ligase subunit beta, encoding MKIHEYQGKEILRQFGVPVPRGIPAFTVQEAVEAAQKLGGPVWVVKAQIHAGGRGKGGGVKVAKTIDDVKKLSEQILGMQLVTHQTGPEGQKVRRLYIEDGADIKNELYVSLVTDRATQKVALIASSEGGMDIEEVAHSTPEKIVTEMIDPLTGITESQSRKVAAAIGLTGASVDQAVDIFAKIYKCYMDTDASLVEINPLNCDSKGNLIALDAKFNFDSNALFRHPEIVAFRDLDEEDPAEVEASKFDLAYISLDGNIGCLVNGAGLAMATMDTIKLFGGEPANFLDVGGGATPEKVTEAFKIMLKNPKVKGILVNIFGGIMKCDTIATGVITACKAVNLQVPLVVRMKGTNEELGKKMLAESGLPIISADTMAEAATKIVEAVK
- the sucD gene encoding succinate--CoA ligase subunit alpha, with amino-acid sequence MSIFINKDTKVITQGITGKTGQFHTEKCQEYANGKNCFVAGVNPKKAGESIFNIPIYASVKEAAHNTGATVSVIYVPPAGAAAAIWEAVEADLDLAICITEGIPVRDMLEVRNKMKAKEAAGGKKTLLLGPNCPGLITPDEIKIGIMPGHIHKKGRIGVVSRSGTLTYEAVAQLSELGIGQSSAVGIGGDPINGLKHIDVMRAFNDDPDTDAVIMIGEIGGPDEAEAAQWCKANMKKPIVGFIAGVTAPPGKRMGHAGALISGGADTADAKLAIMEECGFTITRNPSEMGRLLKGLL
- a CDS encoding TerC family protein, coding for MEFLSNADFWIGLVKIVWINIILSGDNAVVIALAARSLPPEQQKKAIMFGSGAAVVLRIVLTVVAAKLLELSFLQVIGGVLLLWIGYQLLSGGEDEEGEAKGTGSMVAAIRTILIADLVMSLDNVIAVAATAQGNMVLLILGLAISIPLVIFGSTLMIKLMERWPVIITFGAALIGWVGGETIVNDNLLHAYTAAHPWLHYTAAAAGAILVVAVGKYMQSRTAKASD
- a CDS encoding TerC family protein, which encodes MEALLETAFWIGLFKIIWIDVILSGDNAVVIALAARSLPAHQQRKAILWGAGFAIAMRVCLTVVAARLLQFPFLEIVGGLLLLWIGVGLLQGDDSHSGDSGTPGSTSMFAAIRTILLADMVMCLDNVIAVAATAQGNFTLLMLGLAISIPLVVFGSTLMIRLMERWPAIVTLGAALIGWVAGETIANDHVLADFTGTRPWVHYAAAATGAALVLLVGTALQRRKAASAGPGQR
- the moaC gene encoding cyclic pyranopterin monophosphate synthase MoaC; its protein translation is MADQLTHFDAHGQAHMVDVGGKPDTHRIAVAEGRIVMAPATLAIIASGTAKKGDVLGIARIAGIMAAKKTSDLIPLCHPLALTRVAVDFELLDAEHAVQCTATVETHGQTGVEMEALTAVQVALLTVYDMCKAVDKRMCMEGIQVTAKQGGKSDFR
- a CDS encoding M48 family metalloprotease, which codes for MQLSVRKMPVARILSALGATVLFSFIPASLPPAQAQNVALPRMGDGAELTANDERRLGDSIIRQLYRDPDYIDDPVVHSYVMGIWYPLKEAAAQRGELSPELDERFAWEVLLGRDRSINAFALPGGFLGVHLGLVGAVATRDELASVLAHELSHVTQRHIARLIAQDKRSTPLMVASMILGALAASRSPDAGMAMMMGGQALAVQNQLNFSRDMEREADRVGYGLMAPAGFAPAGFASMFERLQQANRINDNGSWPYLRSHPLTTERMADMQARTQMLGQAAQAQPPTLEHAMVSARARVLTRPGPDALRQWAALPAQHSFTQQTPAQQAGTLYAAIHGLLQLRDLAGAEALLPRLQTLTQGDAAAQRQTLWLAAELALAAERPQQALQRLEQLPPAPPAQHRNPEAERTTLLQRAQALSMLHRSGEMAGALQTWVSDHPQDAAAWQALARASRESGQPLRALRAEAEASVAQYDYAAAVDRFKAGQQLGQRSGAQADHFEASIIDTRLRAVQALLREQTAQR
- a CDS encoding phage holin family protein, which encodes MKLLLNWILSACALLLVASVYSGLQVHSFGSALWAVVVISLLNLLVRPILVVLTLPVTLLTVGLFLFIINGLMFWAAANLLWGLSVSGFWAAVWAAFLYSLLGMVIDSALGRLFP
- a CDS encoding TerC family protein, with protein sequence MDLDFLTHTPFWIALGQIIIIDILLGGDNAVVIALACRKLPPEQRRKGIIYGTAGAIVLRIILIAFAMVLLQLPFLKVVGALLLVWIGMKLIAPEEEGHDNIEGSDKLFAAIKTIIVADLVMSVDNVIAIAGAAQSSGEHQFLLIVLGLLISIPIIVWGSQLVIKLMERYPSIIVAGGMLLGWIAGGMLVTDPLFVVPDQWTWAPKLLEYNAETKMAVFNSSMPIYWIAHIGGALLVLAIGKMAASKKGKAEHA
- a CDS encoding DUF3717 domain-containing protein — encoded protein: MHGIHITDIEAAINHWRQRHPSPDGVRLSPEVRALAPVYARLIHAGAQEVNPASLSAAAMQAWLGWYETQPDTPCIAICSTSQGDAQCKGCGRSFGEVQQWLELSPVHKRAVWRRIVAEGTALRFTRYAERAK
- a CDS encoding AzlD domain-containing protein, translated to MSGGEHWIWGYVASLGLAVITLVTRAFFMVPERELPMPEWLKRGLRYAPLAALAAVVAPEIVMSNGQLIHTLVDARLPALVCATAYFWWKRGILGTIVVGMAVYLPLHIGLGW